A genomic window from Malassezia vespertilionis chromosome 6, complete sequence includes:
- the SKI6 gene encoding Exosome non-catalytic core component (EggNog:ENOG503NW91; COG:J; BUSCO:EOG0926407T), giving the protein MDGRHALELRSLEIQLSPHTASTASLLPIGAAAMGRPTGSAQVVQGLTSVSAFVFGPREPGRVSRASAVRGNRAGLHVEVAVAPWGSVDRRYRSRNDRHIVEWANAIQSTFNPVIHTHLYPRSQIDIVVQVLQQDGGVLPTAINACTLALMDAGISMSDYVTALTCGLYGSTSLLDLNLAEQTDLPYVTMAILPRSERLPLLTLDTRLHIDRFDAMVGVSIEAAQVIRDAMDAAMRARTGKLLKAMNGEKGEKDLMQEDM; this is encoded by the coding sequence ATGGATGGTCGCCATGCACTTGAGCTGCGGTCTTTAGAGATCCAGCTATCGCCGCATacagcaagcacagcgtcgCTTTTGCCCatcggcgctgccgcaaTGGGCCGCCCCACCGGCTCCGCACAAGTAGTGCAAGGGCTGACGAGTGTATCTGCATTTGTATTTGGCCCACGCGAGCCTGGCCGCGTGAGCCGTGCTTCGGCTGTGCGTGGAAACCGTGCTGGACTGCATGTGGAAGTAGCAGTTGCGCCATGGGGCTCTGTGGACCGCCGGTACCGGAGCCGAAACGATCGACACATTGTGGAATGGGCAAATGCGATTCAGTCGACATTTAACCCAGTGATTCACACACACTTATACCCCCGGTCCCAAATTGATATTGTTGTCCAAGTCCTGCAGCAGGATGGTGGTGTGCTTCCCACCGCTATTAATGCATGCACACTTGCGCTGATGGATGCAGGAATTTCCATGTCGGACTATGTTACCGCGCTGACGTGCGGACTCTATGGCTCGACCTCGCTTTTGGATCTTAACCTTGCGGAGCAGACAGATCTCCCCTATGTGACCATGGCGATCCTCCCCCGCTCTGAAAGATTACCGCTTCTTACTCTAGATACGCGTCTGCATATCGACAGGTTTGATGCCATGGTCGGTGTATCTATTGAGGCAGCGCAAGTGATTCGCGACGCGATGGATGCCGCGATGCGGGCCCGCACCGGAAAATTACTGAAAGCAATGAACGGTGAAAAAGGAGAAAAGGATCTTATGCAAGAGGATATGTAG
- a CDS encoding uncharacterized protein (COG:V; EggNog:ENOG503NV4C), whose amino-acid sequence MPPAKRSLRVEQIPPTGLAAKSRHPPPEFAAAVSIEALEAITASVTLHPASRDAHFSNWAGVFHSDAPTHNGAFGHTVRCIFAPNTIEQVVAIIELARRGGSERTLPIPVRAVGKLHSPSDLPFSLGWSIRMDELQGVLSIDTEKMCAKVLGGTYLHTINTALAAHEPPLAMHNLGSISEQTIAGVISTATHGSGIHFPVISADVLELELVCPLSEGTKLVSCSRADRPDLFNATLCGLGATGVIVSVTISVEHAFRLCQVKEDVPLSTLLGPVPPPIAQLPELLAREPYDAFAQNPAAFGILLAAGVPLPPAPVYAPPPRSAAARDIFPFVPLESIPQQGPLWNDCHATRIVQERIEQLVYSAEHVRFLIFPSAEMVTIDRASRTNLPAEPEGMLHALYQRLVGYHLTQMLLFASRFHPSFPRNIARTVYRLTHPTPPSEPNVVTSDPAPLSTASAVQVRVDDGPRVFNFDCLFAQYTYEYAIPFECTAAALLAIRTWLDEEFQCPDGVRPHFPVEIRFVDADGIWLSHCYGYKTCFIGIVQYRPYNLPVPYRTFFSRFESLMRQFNGRPHWAKTHGSYRAELLHRYPHLPDWLHVQAEYDPERMFVNPYVARHLMDEHGASRTSLFKKSYL is encoded by the coding sequence ATGCCACCGGCGAAACGATCTCTGCGCGTGGAGCAAATTCCCCCCACGGGCCTAGCCGCCAAATCGCGGCATCCCCCACCTGAATTTGCCGCGGCGGTATCGATCGAGGCTCTAGAAGCAATCACTGCCTCTGTCACACTGCACCCCGCttcgcgcgacgcgcattTCTCCAACTGGGCAGGCGTCTTTcacagcgatgcgccgacACACAATGGCGCGTTTGGCCATACAGTTCGGTGCATTTTTGCACCCAATACAATCGAGCAAGTCGTAGCGATCATTGAGCTGGCACGGCGGGGCGGCAGTGAGCGCACTTTGCCGATTCCCGTACGTGCCGTTGGAAAACTGCACAGTCCGAGCGATTTGCCCTTCAGTCTCGGCTGGAGTATACGcatggacgagctgcaaggCGTGCTTTCTATAGATACAGAGAAGATGTGCGCCAAGGTGCTTGGTGGCACCTATCTGCACACGATCAACACTGcccttgcggcgcacgagccCCCTCTTGCGATGCACAACCTCGGCTCCATTTCCGAGCAAACGATTGCTGGAGTTATTTCCACCGCCACGCATGGCTCCGGCATTCATTTCCCAGTGATCTCTGCCGACGTGCTTGAGCTGGAGCTCGTATGCCCACTAAGCGAAGGCACAAAGCTCGTTTCTTGCAGCCGCGCAGACCGTCCCGACCTATTCAATGCTACGCTCTGTGGCCTCGGCGCAACGGGCGTGATTGTAAGCGTAACCATTTCTGTGGAGCACGCATTTCGATTGTGCCAGGTAAAGGAGGACGTGCCGCTTTcgacgctgcttggccCTGTACCGCCACCTATCGCACAGCTTCCCGAGCTCCTCGCACGCGAGCCATACGACGCATTTGCGCAGAACCCCGCCGCATTCGGCATCCTTCTTGCTGCAGGTGTACCGCTTCCACCCGCGCCGGTgtatgcgccgccgccgcggagtgcggctgcgcgcgacatcTTCCCTTTCGTGCCTCTGGAGAGCATTCCGCAACAAGGCCCGCTGTGGAACGATTGTCACGCGACGCGCATTGTGcaagagcgcatcgagcagctggtATACTCTGCCGAGCACGTTCGATTTCTCATCTTCCCGTCCGCCGAAATGGTCACCATCGACCGTGCGAGCCGGACTAACTTGCCTGCCGAGCCGGAAGGAATGCTGCACGCACTTTACCAGCGATTGGTTGGCTACCATCTCACACAGATGCTGCTTTTTGCATCGCGGTTCCACCCCTCTTTCCCGCGCAatatcgcgcgcacggtcTACCGCCTCACGCATCCCACACCGCCCTCGGAGCCCAACGTCGTAACCAGCGaccctgcgccgctctccaCTGCCTCGGCTGTCCAAGTTCGTGTCGACGATGGGCCGCGCGTATTTAACTTCGACTGCCTTTTTGCGCAATACACGTACGAATACGCAATTCCGTTTGAgtgcaccgccgctgcgcttcttgcgATCCGTACATGGCTTGACGAAGAGTTCCAGTGCCCCGATGGCGTCCGACCCCACTTTCCCGTCGAGATCCGGTTTGTCGATGCAGACGGAATCTGGCTGAGCCACTGCTACGGCTACAAGACGTGTTTTATCGGAATCGTGCAGTACCGGCCGTACAATCTGCCGGTGCCCTACCGCACATTTTTCTCGCGCTTCGAGTCCCTCATGCGCCAATTCAACGGCCGTCCCCACTGGGCCAAGACGCACGGTTCGtaccgcgccgagctcctTCATCGCTATCCCCACCTGCCCGACTGGCTGCACGTCCAAGCCGAGTACGATCCGGAACGCATGTTTGTCAATCCGTACGTAGCACGGCATTTGATggacgagcacggcgcatcgcggaCAAGCTTGTTCAAGAAAAGCTACTTGTAG
- a CDS encoding uncharacterized protein (TransMembrane:4 (o28-50i71-96o116-139i146-163o); COG:I; EggNog:ENOG503NVA9; BUSCO:EOG0926425H), which yields MANLVKAAYEHVFAEHHEVTSVVFNPTFWNVVAQNGCYLLAVSIFSLGLLRDALYNHALLEQPTAAVLLHPAVRILAVVLFTAGNVFVLTSMYALGVTGTYLGDYFGILMDHMVTSFPFSVVADPMYVGSSMSFTAVALWRAKPAGLVLSVVVMLAYAIGMRYEGPFTAMIYREAAAQKNGSNTSGTPKSIPTTPAKSEKPFAAQPVHAYGTRSQSRRRI from the exons ATGGCGAACTTGGTCAAGGCCGCATACGAGCATGTCTTTGCAGAGCATCACGAGGTGACTTCTGT CGTGTTTAACCCCACGTTTTGGAACGTTGTTGCGCAGAACG GATGCTACCTGCTTGCTGTGTCGATCTTTTCGCTGGGTCTGCTGCGTGATGCACTGTACAACCACGCATTGCTGGAGCAGCCGACCGCCGCAGTCCTTTTGCATCccgccgtgcgcatccTTGCCGTGGTGCTGTTTACCGCCGGAAACGTGTTTGTGCTTACATCCATGTACGCATTGGGCGTCACAGGCACGTACCTGGGCGACTACTTTGGCATTCTCATGGACCACATGGTGACCAGCTTCCCGTTCAGTGTTGTGGCGGACCCCATGTACGTGGGCTCGAGCATGAGCTTTACAGCCGTGgctctttggcgcgcgaAGCCTGCGGGCCTGGTTCTCAGCGTTGTGGTCATGCTGGCGTACGCTATTGGGATGCGCTACGAGGG TCCTTTCACTGCTATGATTTACCGTGAGGCTGCGGCTCAGAAGAATGGGTCTAATACGAGCGGTACTCCCAAATCCATTCCGACGACGCCCGCAAAGAGCGAGAAGCCGTTCGCAGCGCAGCCCGTGCATGCGTACGGCACACGCTCGCAGTCGCGCCGGCGCATTTGA
- a CDS encoding glyceraldehyde-3-phosphate dehydrogenase (phosphorylating) (COG:G; EggNog:ENOG503NUCI), which produces MVAAVGINGFGRIGRIVFRNSVEHPDVEVVAVNDPFIDLEYMVYMLKYDTVHGNFKGEVAAKDGKLVVNGKQISIFAERDPANIPWGKVGAQYVVESTGVFTTTEKASAHLKGGAKKVIISAPSADAPMYVCGVNLDSYDPSHNILSNASCTTNCLAPLAKVIHDKFGIKEGLMSTVHATTATQKTVDGPSGKDWRGGRSAAANIIPSSTGAAKAVGKVIPSLNGKLTGMAFRVPTIDVSVVDLTARLEKGTSYDEIKAEIKRASENELKGILGYTEDAVVSQDFVGNNHSSIFDATAGIQLSPDFVKLVSWYDNEWGYSRRCLDLISFIAKKA; this is translated from the coding sequence ATGGTCGCCGCTGTAGGTATTAACGGTTTTGGTCGTATTGGCCGCATTGTATTCCGCAACTCGGTTGAGCACCCCGATGTGGAAGTCGTTGCTGTCAATGACCCTTTCATTGATCTCGAGTACATGGTGTACATGCTCAAGTATGACACCGTCCACGGCAACTTTAAGGGTGAAGTCGCCGCCAAGGATGGCAAGCTTGTTGTGAACGGCAAGCAAATCTCcatctttgccgagcgcgaccCTGCCAACATTCCCTGGGGCAAGGTCGGTGCCCAATATGTGGTCGAGTCTACCGGTGTGTTCACCACCACCGAGAAGGCTTCTGCCCACTTGAAAGGTGGCGCCAAGAAGGTCATTATCTCTGCCCCTTCTGCAGATGCGCCCATGTACGTGTGTGGTGTCAACCTCGACTCGTACGACCCGAGCCACAACATCTTGTCGAACGCCTCGTGTACCACCAACTGCCTTGCTCCTCTTGCCAAGGTTATCCACGACAAGTTCGGCATCAAGGAGGGTCTCATGTCTACGGTTCATGCCACCACTGCTACCCAGAAGACTGTTGACGGTCCCTCTGGTAAGGACTGGCGCGGTGGCCGCTCTGCTGCGGCCAACATTATCCCGTCGAGCACGGGTGCTGCCAAAGCCGTCGGCAAGGTCATCCCCAGCCTCAATGGCAAGCTCACCGGTATGGCCTTCCGTGTGCCTACCATTGATGTGTCTGTTGTGGACCTCACTGCGCGTCTCGAGAAAGGCACTTCGTACGACGAGATCAAGGCCGAAATCAAGCGTGCTTCCGAGAACGAGCTCAAAGGCATCCTTGGCTACACGGAGGATGCCGTGGTCTCCCAGGACTTTGTTGGCAACAACCACAGTTCCATCTTTGATGCTACTGCCGGTATCCAGCTGAGCCCCGACTTTGTGAAGCTTGTCTCGTGGTACGACAACGAGTGGGGATACTCGCGCCGTTGCCTCGACCTGATTAGCTTTATTGCGAAGAAGGCGTAG
- the CDC24 gene encoding Guanine nucleotide exchange factor for Cdc42p (EggNog:ENOG503NVJ0; COG:T), giving the protein MPANSIANKQVGPRSGLYQSCLALSERLWCVPEFGERYLGAATRVAPVAISVSNDALVSNDPVSHLWQCFRLGTPLCALFNHLAPQIPQISVHVEGNLNNANACKALVMRFLIALKERLGWDPDETFTVSQLYLNDTNGFVKVVRSVNKLLDLLEDRGILQERPVMPWSARSDPLLSPSDTRMHVVKELVESERKYVNDLEIMQNYALMLAQHDLVAPDTVHLLFGNLHQLVDIQRRFLIAVEENARRPADEQHFGLLFQSMEEGFSVYEPFCANYAQALAIISAETPALVQAKSLPAAQSCYLDPSYELPTFLIKPVQRICKYPLLLEQLLKNTPQDAPRYAELSDGLQIIRRITDKVNETKRYQENVQAMHDLETRVEDWKGHSLKTFGRLLLNDTFMVSKGDSEREFQVYLFERILLCCKDLSATTIGLPGAVGATRGRARNGSLLRQRQGSVSGNGKKEVRAPLQLKGRIFMNNIVGINGQSRAGGMPELPVGMYALQVWWRGESDVESFSLRCKNDEQLKIWHTALQRLLDAALSRRPSLTQPIPNTSQRSQPAMSLNLSGTQYQWSREAFMQVSTPIVPTPTSELSMSGFLSRNSASHFGEDDLPSTPGTPGSATPFAVPMRSCTDPELLHELGSPHEDQDPLSTFWRRSATQLNGYNSPTVPPLKSFQGSPLSASITGHVSPSTYESIEPDFHNLSQYSIATPRTGFAAGRAAAVQASTTGVANSTDGNMQRTYSAGVAGRTPPQLSSFALSTQWTSAGAVSPHAAPLSPSSSGLPFLAGTSTKALMAHKSSSSLSTFDSVVPGDSLRAGSTSVASSPVTPATRQDSDASMHGARFSAHTGVHAPHLNGTVRNPSTTFTAMLLNIKHDKQHTQMVISESMPCARFYEQVCDQLQYIQRGMDSTHPRTQSLHEQYRIFYTDQDGDRILILNDEDLAIAFDQARIGGTPQLDLTVEG; this is encoded by the coding sequence ATGCCGGCGAACTCTATTGCAAACAAACAAGTGGGGCCGCGCTCGGGCCTGTACCAAAgctgcctcgcgctctCGGAGCGGTTGTGGTGCGTTCCCGAATTTGGCGAGCGCTATCTTGGTGCAGCAACGCGCGTGGCGCCCGTTGCAATCAGTGTATCAAACGATGCACTTGTATCGAATGATCCAGTGTCGCACCTATGGCAGTGTTTTCGGCTGGGAACACCACTGTGTGCACTGTTCAACCATTTGGCACCGCAAATTCCGCAGATCAGCGTCCACGTCGAAGGCAACCTGAACAATGCAAATGCATGCAAGGCACTTGTCATGCGGTTTCTTATTGCGCTCAAGGAGCGGCTTGGCTGGGACCCCGACGAGACATTTACCGTTTCGCAACTTTACTTGAACGATACTAATGGCTTCGTAAAGGTAGTACGCAGCGTCAACAAGCTGCTGGATCTGCTTGAAGATCGCGGCATTTTGCAGGAAAGACCTGTAATGCCGTGGTCTGCGCGAAGCGATCCGCTCCTCTCGCCGTCGGACACGCGGATGCATGTGGTCAAAGAGCTGGTGGAGTCAGAGCGCAAATATGTTAACGACCTTGAAATCATGCAAAATTACGCACTcatgcttgcacagcacgacCTGGTTGCCCCGGATACGGTCCATCTTCTGTTTGGCAACCTGCACCAGCTTGTCGAtatccagcgccgctttttgaTTGCCGTCGAGGagaatgcgcggcgccctgCGGACGAGCAGCACTTTGGCTTGCTCTTCCAAAGCATGGAAGAAGGGTTTTCTGTGTACGAGCCTTTCTGTGCAAACTATGCCCAAGCACTCGCAATAATCAGTGCCGAGACGCCGGCGCTGGTCCAGGCAAAATCACTCCCTGCCGCGCAGTCATGCTACCTCGACCCCTCCTACGAGCTGCCCACATTTTTAATCAAGCCCGTGCAACGCATTTGTAAATATCCGCTCctgcttgagcagctgTTGAAGAACACGCCCCAAGACGCACCGCGCTACGCAGAACTGTCCGACGGCTTGCAAATCATCCGGCGCATTACCGACAAGGTAAACGAAACGAAACGATACCAGGAGAATGTGCAGGCGATGCACGACTTGGAAACGAGGGTAGAGGACTGGAAAGGGCACTCGCTCAAGACCTTTGGCCGGTTGCTCCTGAACGACACCTTCATGGTGTCCAAAGGCGACTCCGAGCGCGAGTTCCAGGTGTACCTATTTGAGCGCATTCTCCTCTGCTGCAAGGATCTCAGCGCCACGACGATCGGGCTGCCGGGCGCTGTCGGTGCCACGCGtggccgcgcgcgaaatggatctttgctgcgccagcgccaaggCAGCGTCTCGGGGAACGGAAAAAAAGAAgtccgcgcgccgctgcagctcaAAGGCCGCATTTTCATGAACAACATTGTCGGCATCAACGGGCAGAGTCGCGCCGGTGGCATGCCCGAATTGCCCGTGGGAATGTACGCCCTCCAGGTCTggtggcgcggcgagtcAGACGTCGAGTCGTTTTCCCTCCGCTGCAAGAacgacgagcagctcaaaaTTTGGCACAcggcgctccagcgcctgctcgatgcggcgctctcGCGCAGACCGAGCTTGACGCAGCCTATACCCAATACttcgcagcgctcgcagccCGCCATGAGTCTCAATCTTTCCGGGACGCAGTACCAATGGTCGCGCGAAGCATTTATGCAGGTGTCCACCCCGATTGTTCCTACTCCCACCAGCGAGCTTAGCATGTCTGGCTTTTTGTCTCGCAACAGTGCATCCCACTTTGGCGAAGATGATCTACCTAGCACGCCCGGCACGCCAGGATCGGCAACTCCCTTTGCTGTCCCAATGCGCTCGTGTACCGACCCGGAGCTACTGCACGAGCTCGGATCTCCTCATGAGGACCAGGACCCTTTGTCGACTTTTTGGCGCCGCAGTGCGACCCAGTTGAACGGCTACAATTCGCCGACCGTGCCGCCATTAAAGTCGTTCCAGGGCTCGCCACTTTCTGCAAGCATCACAGGACATGTCTCGCCGTCCACATACGAATCAATCGAGCCCGATTTTCACAACCTATCCCAGTACTCTAtcgccacgccgcgcactgGCTTTGCTGCGggccgcgctgccgccgtACAAGCCAGTACTACTGGCGTGGCGAATTCTACAGACGGAAACATGCAACGCACATATTCTGCAGGCGTCGCTGGCCGCACCCCGCCGCAACTTTCCAGCTTCGCACTCTCCACGCAATGGACCTCAGCGGGCGCGGTAAGTCCACACGCCGCTCCGCTCTCGCCCTCCTCTTCGGGATTGCCTTTCCTAGCCGGCACATCTACCAAGGCTTTAATGGCGCACAAGAGCTCCTCGAGTTTATCCACCTTTGATTCCGTTGTTCCTGGCGATTCGTTGCGCGCTGGGAGCACCAGCGTTGCAAGCTCGCCAGTGACaccagcgacgcgccaagACAGCGACGCGAGCATGCATGGCGCACGTTTCAGCGCTCACACtggcgtgcatgcgccgcatctcAACGGCACTGTACGCAATCCCAGCACGACTTTCACTGCAATGTTGCTCAATATCAAGCATGACAAGCAACATACCCAAATGGTAATTTCAGAGAGCATGCCCTGCGCGCGTTTCTACGAGCAGGTTTGCGACCAGCTACAATACATACAGCGAGGTATGGACAGCACGCATCCACGCACACAATCGCTCCACGAGCAGTACAGGATTTTTTACACTGACCAAGACGGGGATCGCATTTTGATCCTCAATGACGAAGATCTCGCAATTGCATTTGACCAAGCACGCATTGGTGGCACACCACAGTTGGATTTGACGGTAGAGGGGTAG
- the PDI1 gene encoding protein disulfide-isomerase (COG:O; EggNog:ENOG503NZ2W; SECRETED:SignalP(1-20)), producing the protein MRFLVGILFAAVFAVLSVHAEEKSDVVDLDKTTFAKFTAEEPLALIEFFAPWCGHCQALAPHYEEAATELLPQNIKLAKVDCTKEEALCSELEISGFPTLKVFRHGNAAAYGGPRKKDGIVSYMRKQQLPAVSSISAAGLDEFRAKDRFVVVAFVDEGDKASMDAINQLAEKHRETYVVGVSHDKDLAAKHNASLPGLVAFRTFDEPEVSLDVKSKSLNIAEMEAFVNVQSVSLMDEVNPDNFARYIQSGLPLAYYFVSADTPTHAEDVKKLTEVAKEFRDKVNLVWIDAIKFGGHAKALNLKGDSWPALAIQDMESGAKYPLTDLDKDVKSSVHDFISKFVSGKLKPSIKSAPVPSQNSTVVEVVADVFDKYVFDDAKDVLLEVYAPWCGFCKHLAPTYQKLADLYAAHPQGSSQVSIVKMDGTENDIPPHADITLTAFPTILLKPAGKGKKDMVTYEGDRTLESLIDFIAKHGTHKVSVEPSDPVAGAEQRHDEL; encoded by the coding sequence ATGCGCTTCCTGGTCGGGATTTTGTTTGCGGCCGTGTTCGCGGTGCTAAGCGTACATGCGGAGGAGAAGTCGGACGTGGTTGACTTGGATAAAACCACGTTTGCCAAGTTTACTGCAGAGGAGCCGCTCGCACTCATCGAGTTTTTCGCGCCGTGGTGTGGCCACTGCcaggcacttgcgccgcactaCGAGGAGGCTGCCACCGAGCTACTTCCTCAGAATATCAAGCTTGCCAAGGTAGACTGCACCAAGGAGGAGGCACTCTGCAGTGAGCTAGAGATCTCTGGTTTCCCCACGCTCAAAGTGTTCCGCCATGGAAACGCTGCGGCCTACGGCGGCCCGCGCAAGAAAGACGGTATTGTGAGCTacatgcgcaagcagcagcttCCCGCTGTGTCTTCTATTTCGGCTGCGGGCCTGGATGAATTCAGGGCCAAGGACCGCTTTGTGGTCGTCGCATTTGTCGACGAGGGCGACAAGGCGTCGATGGACGCGATCAACCAATTAGCCGAGAAGCACCGCGAGACGTACGTCGTCGGTGTCTCCCACGACAAGGACCTCGCTGCGAAACATAACGCCTCGCTCCCGGGCCTGGTCGCTTTCCGCACGTTTGACGAGCCCGAGGTGTCGCTCGACGTCAAGTCCAAGTCGCTCAATATCGCCGAGATGGAAGCGTTTGTCAATGTCCAGTCTGTTTCTCTCATGGACGAAGTGAACCCTGACAATTTCGCGCGCTACATCCAGTCTGGCCTTCCTCTTGCATACTATTTTGTGAGTGCGGATACGCCGACCCACGCCGAGGACGTGAAGAAGCTCACCGAAGTCGCCAAGGAGTTCCGCGACAAGGTCAACTTGGTCTGGATCGACGCGATCAAGTTTGGCGGTCACGCCAAGGCGCTGAACCTCAAAGGTGACTCGTGGCCCGCACTCGCCATCCAGGACATGGAATCCGGTGCCAAGTACCCGCTCACGGACCTCGACAAAGACGTCAAGTCTTCCGTGCACGATTTCATCAGCAAGTTTGTCAGTGGTAAGCTCAAGCCGAGCATCAAGAGCGCGCCGGTCCCTTCTCAGAACTCGACTGTTGTCGAAGTCGTTGCAGACGTGTTTGACAAGTACGTGTTTGACGATGCCAAGGATGTCTTGCTTGAAGTATACGCGCCCTGGTGTGGATTCTGCAAGCATCTCGCACCGACCTACCAGAAGCTTGCGGATCTCTACGCAGCCCACCCGCAGGGCTCGTCGCAAGTTTCGATTGTCAAGATGGACGGCACGGAGAATGATATCCCCCCGCACGCTGACATTACGCTCACCGCCTTCCCCACCATTCTGCTCAAGCCTGCCGGCAAAGGCAAGAAAGACATGGTTACCTACGAGGGTGACCGCACGCTTGAGTCATTGATTGACTTTATCGCAAagcacggcacgcacaAGGTCTCGGTCGAGCCCAGCGACCCGGTAGCGGGCGCAGAGCAGCGACACGACGAACTCTGA
- the RPN9 gene encoding 26S proteasome regulatory subunit (COG:O; EggNog:ENOG503NWJQ), whose protein sequence is MAANEALAYIDGVLADSATPAQLVPLYENFRALYDKKLWYQLALAIEEFLRHPASQQNARQIALYEHFIRTFAKHINHLKLASFGVIVSRQFDDAAKAYAFLHALADAWRDDAEKQDAYTLLAMEGAHFQLLLGNVAETKEAMEECAKILDKVSSVDPLVNASFYRVSGNYYKSKAEYADYYRNFLLFLACINVDAEMSVAEQVQSAHDLGISALLGDTIYNFGELLLHPIFQSLRGTGYEWISELLYAFNAGDIGRFEAVIPKLAQEPILESNLAFLRQKICLMALIENVFRRSPDDRTLSFDTVARETHIPVDEVEHLIMKALSLHLIRGSLDEAAHFVHITWVQPRVLDKDQMKALAERLSTWCEHVEHVSQFVMSQSPELFSSA, encoded by the coding sequence atggcggcaaacgaggcgcttgcgtacATTGACGGCGTGTTGGCGGATAGTGCGACACCTGCGCAACTGGTTCCTCTATATGAAAattttcgcgcgctttACGACAAGAAGCTGTGGTATCAGCTGGCGTTGGCGATCGAAGAGTTTTTGCGCCACCCAGCATCGCAGCAAAATGCACGCCAGATCGCGCTGTACGAGCACTTTATCCGCACATTTGCGAAGCATATCAATCACCTGAAGCTGGCGAGCTTTGGTGTGATTGTTTCGCGGCAGTTTGACGATGCTGCGAAAGCGTATGCATTTCTTCATGCGCTTGCAGACGCGtggcgcgacgatgcagagaAACAAGATGCTTACACGTTGCTTGCCATGGAAGGTGCCCACTTTCagctcttgctcggcaatgttGCAGAGACCAAGGAGGCGATGGAAGAGTGTGCCAAGATTTTGGACAAGGTCAGCTCCGTGGACCCCCTCGTGAATGCGAGTTTCTACCGCGTCTCGGGCAACTATTACAAGTCCAAGGCGGAGTATGCAGACTATTACCGCAATTTCTTACTGTTCCTTGCGTGCATCAATGTCGATGCGGAGATGAGCGTTGCAGAGCAggtgcaaagcgcgcacgaTCTCGGCATCTctgcgctcctcggcgaTACCATTTACAACTTTGGCGAgttgctgctgcatccCATTTTTCAgtctttgcgcggcaccgGGTACGAGTGGATTTCGGAGCTGCTGTACGCGTTCAACGCTGGTGACATTGGCCGTTTCGAGGCGGTGATTCCCAAACTCGCGCAGGAGCCGATCCTCGAGTCGAACCTCGCATTCTTGCGCCAAAAGATCTGCCTCATGGCACTCATTGAAAATGTATTCCGTAGGTCGCCGGATGACCGTACACTTTCGTTTGACACagttgcgcgcgagacgcaTATCCCGGTGGACGAGGTCGAGCACCTGATCATGAAAGCGCTGAGTTTACACCTGATTCGGGGGAGCCTTgacgaggcggcgcattttGTGCACATTACGTGGGTTcagccgcgcgtgctggaTAAGGATCAGATGAAGGCATTGGCCGAACGTCTCTCGACATGGTgcgagcacgtcgagcaTGTCTCTCAATTTGTCATGTCCCAGTCGCCGGAACTCTTTAGCAGTGCATAG